One Ranitomeya imitator isolate aRanImi1 chromosome 1, aRanImi1.pri, whole genome shotgun sequence DNA window includes the following coding sequences:
- the LOC138670347 gene encoding uncharacterized protein, whose product MMSFPCPTLFFFHPPFWNLHIKMSGRAERRPDDSPRIQLRTPHRIAILGLMLLILNRHACQRRQRRRVQKRLWVHPLVEDRTEKGHFHVLYNDLRRYPEKFISFCRLPIIAFDRLLTILALHLTLQDTVMRKSISAEERLLITLRFLATGESYTSLHLQFRVGKSTISNIVRCTCTVIWQKLQPMVMPSPTEETWLQVAAGFQSVANFPNCIGAVDGKHVRVQQPPRSGSRFFNYKKYFSVVLMAVADAHYKFVAIDVGAYGSTGDSRVLRTSQIGMQILRDGGTLPAPRPLPGSTHPVPFVMVSDEAFPLTTTLLRPYPRRGLDARRRIFNYRLSRARRYVECTFGIMTSQWRIFHTAIQLDTDTVDAVIKACCVLHNYAREYNTDVDVEYQQPVFNPVDNGGLGRPSNSGVRVRESFTDYFMSPEGAVHWQYSCAGVEQPDQQRRMHLH is encoded by the exons atgatgtcatttccttgtccaacccttttcttcttccatcctccattttggaacttacacatcaaaatgagtggacgtgcagagcgtcgtccagatgacagcccacggatccagctccgcacgccacaccggattgcgatcctggggttgatgcTTCTAATTTTGAATCGACATGCATgtcag cggcggcagagaagacgtgtgcagaaacgattgtgggtgcacccgcttgtagaagaccgaactgagaaggggcactttcatgtgctgtacaatgatttgaggag atatcctgaaaaatttatatcgttttgtcggttaccaattattgcctttgacagactgcttaccatcctggcactccatttaacactgcaagacacggtaatgaggaagtccatctctgctgaagaaaggctgctcatcaccttgcg atttttggccacaggagagagctatacatccctgcacctccaatttagagttggtaaatctaccatctctaacattgtgaggtgtacatgtaccgtcatctggcagaagttgcagcccatggtgatgccttccccaaccgaggagacttggctgcaggttgcagcaggctttcagtctgtggccaatttcccaaactgcataggtgcagtcgatggtaaacatgttcgggttcagcagccaccacgatcaggatcacgcttctttaattataagaagtatttttcagtggtcctgatggcggtggctgatgcccattacaaatttgttgccattgacgttggtgcctatggtagtactggggattctcgggtgttgcgaacgtcacagattgggatgcaaattcttcgagatggcggcacgctcccagccccacgacctttgccgggttccacacatccagtgccgttcgtgatggtatcggatgaggcgtttcccttaacgacaaccctgctgcgcccatacccacgaaggggactggatgcccgacggaggatttttaattatcggctgagtcgtgcacgcagatatgtggaatgcacctttgggatcatgactagtcagtggaggatctttcacactgccattcagttggacacagacaccgttgatgctgtgataaaggcttgctgtgtactccacaactatgctcgtgaataCAACACTGACgttgatgtggagtaccagcagccagtatttaatccagttgACAACGGGGGTCTGGGTAggccgtccaactctggtgtgcgtgtgagagaatccttcactgactactttatgagtcctgaaggtgccgtgcactggcaatactcctgtgctggtgttgagcagcctgaccagcagagaaggatgcatctacactga
- the LOC138657504 gene encoding uncharacterized protein codes for MGIDVGRLIDLVRDYPALWDPADESYKDKYFRELAWTKIVRDLIPDWDKYPGSTQQQIDNDVRKRWRSIRDRFTKFLNECSKSGSSPSKSKFPFSEELQFLVSSRTLRKTEGNMSVADLEDSDKEDGAGSSSGVGGTISTSTPTASAESASTSAAAASTSSSAAAEASDSAEAVRVEKRAVYPVAAEKKKKKTKKNQDDQTVQIACDTLDLLKKSSSDDHCDSFALTVARKTRSLPPDRQSLFMSMVQMSLTALEDPAPISPYNEVLMGVLGLFRPRHRTPETQATRPQYLAHSQVTSGDRGSSQHMGGAPYQSEGSNFLYSPEYTFLN; via the exons atggggatcgatgtcgggcgtctgattgatttg GTTCGGGATTATCCGGCCTTGTGGGACCCAGCCGATGAATCCTACAAGGATAAATATTTCCGGGAACTAGCCTGGACCAAAATTGTACGAGACCTTATCCCAGATTGGGACAAGTATCCAGGGAGTACACAGCAGCAAATTG ATAACGATGTGAGGAAACGGTGGCGCTCAATCAGAGACCGTTTCACGAAGTTCCTGAACGAATGTTCTAAGAGTGGCTCTTCGCCGAGCAAAAGTAAATTTCCATTTAGCGAAGAGCTGCAGTTTCTTGTGTCCAGTAGGACATTGAGAAA gacggaaggaaacatgtcggtagctgatttggaggacagcgacaaagaggatggagcaggcagttcctctggagtgggagggaccatctctacctccactcccacagcttctgctgaatcagcatccacttcagcagctgctgcatcaacatctagttcagcagctgctgaagcatctgattccgcagaagctgtgagagtggagaagagagctgtctatccggtggcagcagagaaaaaaaaaaaaaaaacaaagaaaaaccaaGATGACCAAACTGTCCAAATCGCTTGCGACACGTTAGATCTATTAAAAAAATCTAGTTCTGATGACCACTGCGACTCCTTCGCACTAACTGTGGCAAGAAAAACACGctccctgccaccggatagacaatctcttttcatgtccatggtccagatgtccctcactgctctggaggaccctgctccgatATCTCCATACAATGAAgttctgatgggggtgttgggacttttCAGGCCCCGACACCGAACACCGGAAACACAAGCTACCAGACCCCAGTATTTGGCCCACAGCCAAGTTACTTCTGGAGATAGAGGAAGTTCGCAGCATATGGGGGGAGCACCATATCAATCAGAGGGATCAAATTTCCTCTATTCTCCAGAATATACTTTTCTGAATTGA